The DNA sequence ATGGATCTCTCCCTGCCCGGCGCCGGCGGGCTGGAGGCCATCCGCCACATTCGGCAATGGGACAGGACCGCCCGCATTCTGGTGTTCACCATGCACAGCGGCTCCGCCTTCGCGCTGAAGGCGTTCGAGGCGGGCGCCGCGGGCTATGTCTCCAAGAGCGGCGAGGCGGCCGCCCTCATCGAGGCGGTGGCGACCGTGGCGCGCGGCGGCCGGGCGCTCGGCGACGACATTGCGCGGGAAATCGCCGCCGAACGGCTCGGGGAGCGCTCCCTCGTCGACGGGCTCGGCCCGCGCGAAACCGAAATCCTGCGGCTGGTCGCGCTCGGCAAAACGACGGAGGAGATCGCGGCCTGTCTCCATCTCAGCGCCAAGACCGTCCAGAACTACCACTATCAGATCAAGTCCAAGATCGGCGCGCGGACGGATGCGCATCTCGTCTGGCTCGCCCTCGCCGCGCGTCTCGTCGAGACCGACGACGCGGCGGGAGATTTGCCCGGCCGCTGACGGGAGCCCCGCCGAAGCGACAGAGGCCCGCGCGGTCCATCGTAGCCCCGCTGTCCTTTCGGCAAAGGGGATGAACGACGATGGCGCGCTCGAGAAAAATCATCGCAACGACCGCGGCCGCCGCCTGGCTCGCGCTCGTCTGCGCTCCCGCGCAAGGGGCGCAAGAGACGCAAGGGGTGCAAGGGGCGCAAGTGGCGCAAGGGGCCGATAGGGCGCCGCCGCCCATCAGGCTCGCCGTCTTCGACATGGAGCTCGACGATTTCACCGCCGGCGGCCCGATTGCGGGAGAAAGCCCTGCGGAAACGGCGCGGCTTCAGCGCATGACCGGGCTCGCCCGCGAACTGCTGGCGCAATCGGGCCTGTTCGAGCTCGTCGACACGCGCGCCGCCGCGGGCCCCATGGTCGCCGGACACTGGCTGCGCAAATGCAACGGCTGCGACGCGGACGCCGCAGCCGCGCTCGGCGCGCAAATGTCCTTCGTCGGTTTCTTCCGCAAGATCAGCGTCATGGAGCAAACGCTCGAACTGCGCATCCGCGACGCGCGGACGGGCGCGCTCGTCCATGTCTCGCAGACCGATCTGCGCGGCGAGACGGACGAGTCCTGGAGCCGGGCGCTGAAATTCCTGATCCGTTACGAGCTCGTCGAACCGGAGACCGCGCGCCGGCGCCGCGAGGGGCTGGCGGCGCGAGCGGATCGTTGACGCTTGCGCCGCGCCGGCCTCACGCCCGGCCCCGGTCGGGATGCCGCTGCACGACGAGGGCGCCGAGCAGGGCGATGAACACGACGCCGACCGCGATGACGCCGACCGTGCGCCAGTCCGGCTTCAGGCCGCCGAGCGTGACGAGCATCGTCGTCGCCGCGGCGGGCGGATGCTGGGCTTTCAGGAGCAATTGCAGGCCGACGGTCGCCGCCACCGCGGCGGCGGTCGCGGCGACCCGCGCCGGGGACAGGGCGCCGCTCGCCATGACCGCCGGCGCAACCTGGGCGCCGGAGGCGAAAAGCGCGGCGAAGCCGGCGCAGACGCCGATGGCGTGACCGGCGATCGTGTTCCACGTCCGGGCGGCGGGCGCGGCGGGCGTGACGGACTGAATGAAAATGGTCGGCCCGAGGCTCGGGAAAAGCCACGGCTGGCCGGCGGCGAGTCCGAGCCCGCCGATCGCGGCCATGGACAGCCCCGACACGATCGCCGCATAGGCAAGGGACAGGAGCCGCGACCGGCTCGAGGCGACCCCGGCGGGAGTGTGGTCCATCAGGCGCCCGGCGTGAACGCGTCGGCGCGGATCGCCCGCAGACTCGCCCCGCGCATGAAAAGGTCGCGTTTCAGCCGCTTCACGAGATTCTCGCCGCCACAGAGGAAAAAGGCCGAGTGTTCGAGACCCGTCTCCGATTCGAGCGCCACCGCCGCCACGTCGCCGCGAAGATGCGCATCCGCGTCGAGCGCGCAAGGCCGGTATGTGAGGTTCTCGCGGCTCCCGGCAAGGGCCTCCAGCTCGTCACGCAAATAGAGGCCGCGCGGGTCGCGCGCGCCGTGATAGAGGCGGATCGGCCCGCGGTGGCCGCGCTTCAGCGCGTCGCGCAGCACGCCGTAGAGCGGCGCGAGTCCGGTGCCGGCGCCGATCAGCACGAGCGGCTGATCCGGGTCGACGCCCTCGTAGAAGCAGGTTCCCGAGGGGCCGGCGACATGCAGCCTGTGGCCGGGCGCGAGGCGCTCCGTCAGCCGCCGGCTCATGCGGCCGTTCTCGTGCAGCCGGATGTGCATTTCGAGGTAGGGATCGTCCTCGGGATGGCTCGCGAGCGAATAATGACGCTTGAGGTCGTCGTCGGCGATGAGTTCGAGGAACTGGCCGGGGCGGTAGTCGAAGTCGTCGGCCTCGATCCGCAGCCGGATGATGTCGTGCGAGAGCCGCTCGAGCGAGCGCACCACGGCCTCGCGGCGGGCGCCGGCGTCGTCCCGCGGCGCGATGGCGAGCGGCGTCTCGGGCTTGCAGACGCAGGGCAGGAAAAAGCCCATCGCCTTTTGCGCCTCGGTGAGGCCCCGCTGCGACGCCTCCGGCGGCGTTCCCGAGACGGCGCGATGCATGCACGTCTGGCAGGTTCCGGCGCGGCAGGAGCTTTTCGCCTCGATCCCGGCGCGCAGCAGCGCCTCGAGAACCGTTTCGCCCGGCGCGATCGGCACCGGGCGATCCATGTAGGTGAGCAGCGACAAGGGGTCAGCGCCCGAGAACGTCGTCGCGCACCGAATTGGCGAGCGCCGCCACTTCCTTCACTTCCGTCTCGGGCACGCCGAGCTGGCGCAGCGTCGTGTTGAGATTGTCGATCACCGCATCGACATGCGAATCGTTCAGGCCCTTCTCGACGAGGCGCCTGTGGGCGTTGCGCATGTCCTTGCCGGTGTATTTGTTGGGGCCGCCGAACGCCATGGTCAGAAAGCTCTTCTGCTTGGCGATCTGGTCCTCCATGTCCACGTCCTCGAAAAAGCGCGCGATGCGGCCGTCGGCGAGAACGCGGCGATAGAAAAGCTCGACGGCGGCGTTGACGGCCTTCTCGCCGCCCAGACGTTCATAAAGGCTGGACATTCGTGTTTCTCTCTTCCCCTTCGCGAAACCCATGCGCCTTCGCGAAACCCATCTCTTCGCGAAACCCATGCGCCAGCCTGCGCGGCTGACGATCAGCGTCAGACTAGGACGTTCGGGGACGGCCGGGCGACACGGTTTCGGCAAAGCGAGGCGCCGGTTCGGCAAAGCGAGGCGCCGGTCCGGCAAAGCCCGGCGCGCCGCCACTGACGGCGATTTTGTTCAAGAAAAACGTCCAGTTGCAAAGCTTGCGGGCGCGCATATGATCGGCCGCGCGCCGGGGGGCGCGGCCGCCATGTCCGGCCTGCCGCCAGATTGCGCCTTGATCGCCGATGCAGAGATCCGTGAGCTCCACTCCCTTGCCGCCGCTCGCCTTTGGCGAGAACCAGGCCCGCCATGCGACCGATCCCGATCAGGCGGCCGCCCTTGCGGCGGGCGCGCTCGGCCGCATCGAAATCTACGAGTCGGCGAGCCGCGAGACGCGGTTTCGTCACAAAATGTCGACGATCCGGGTCAATGGGCTCGAACTCAGCGCGGCGGCGTCGACGCCCATGCGGCTCGGCATCAAGACGCCCGACGACACCTTTCTCCTCGTGCCGTTCTTCGGCGCCACGACCCTGCGCATCGGCCCGCGACAGTATCAGTGGGGCGCGGCGCGGCGGGCGCTTCTGCTGTTCAATTGCGACTACCGTTACGGGATCACCCAGACCCGCTCCGTCCTCATCGCGCGGATCGATTCCGCGCGGCTCAGGGCCACCCTCTCCGCCATGCGCGGCGCGGCGCGGGCCGACGACGTCGAGTGCTGCGCCGAGGAGGCGCGGCTTCTCGACCTCGAATGCCGCTCCATCAATTTCGTCGCGGCCTTTCGTCATCTGTGCAACTACATCGACGCGCTCGGCGCGAACCCCGCCCTTCTCGAACGGATCGGCGTCGACGACTGGTTCTACCGGCAGCTCGCCTGCTGGCTCGCGCCGGATCTCGTCGCGGAGGATGCGGGGGACCACGGACGCGCCGCGGGCTTCACGCCCGGCGCCATCGACGCGGTGTGCGAGGCCATGCGCAACCGGCTCAACAGACCGCTGACCAAGACCGAGATGGAAAAGATCAGCGGCCTCTCGGCGCGCGGCCTGCAATACGCCTTCCTGCGGAAATTCGGCTGCTCCCCGATGGCCTGGCAGAGACGCGAGCGGCTCAACATCGCCCATGAGCGGCTGAGCCGCGATCGCGACGCCGCGAGCATCACGGAGCTGTCGTTCGATCTGGGCTTTTCCTCCGCGTCGAGATTCGCCGCTTATTACAAATCGCTCTTCGGCGAGAGCCCGCAGGAGACGCGCAAGCGCCGGCGCTCTAATGCGACGCGACATCCGTGACGAAGAGGAAGGGGCGCTCGGAAACCTTGAGGTCGCCCGAGAAGGGCGAGCCGAAGAGGAGAACGA is a window from the Methylocystis sp. IM3 genome containing:
- a CDS encoding group I truncated hemoglobin, with the protein product MSSLYERLGGEKAVNAAVELFYRRVLADGRIARFFEDVDMEDQIAKQKSFLTMAFGGPNKYTGKDMRNAHRRLVEKGLNDSHVDAVIDNLNTTLRQLGVPETEVKEVAALANSVRDDVLGR
- a CDS encoding response regulator transcription factor, with translation MSGVSILLVDDHPIVREGYRRLLERRPGFRVVGEAATAAAAYQAYRDLAPDVTIMDLSLPGAGGLEAIRHIRQWDRTARILVFTMHSGSAFALKAFEAGAAGYVSKSGEAAALIEAVATVARGGRALGDDIAREIAAERLGERSLVDGLGPRETEILRLVALGKTTEEIAACLHLSAKTVQNYHYQIKSKIGARTDAHLVWLALAARLVETDDAAGDLPGR
- a CDS encoding AraC family transcriptional regulator, translated to MSSTPLPPLAFGENQARHATDPDQAAALAAGALGRIEIYESASRETRFRHKMSTIRVNGLELSAAASTPMRLGIKTPDDTFLLVPFFGATTLRIGPRQYQWGAARRALLLFNCDYRYGITQTRSVLIARIDSARLRATLSAMRGAARADDVECCAEEARLLDLECRSINFVAAFRHLCNYIDALGANPALLERIGVDDWFYRQLACWLAPDLVAEDAGDHGRAAGFTPGAIDAVCEAMRNRLNRPLTKTEMEKISGLSARGLQYAFLRKFGCSPMAWQRRERLNIAHERLSRDRDAASITELSFDLGFSSASRFAAYYKSLFGESPQETRKRRRSNATRHP
- a CDS encoding DUF3280 domain-containing protein, whose product is MARSRKIIATTAAAAWLALVCAPAQGAQETQGVQGAQVAQGADRAPPPIRLAVFDMELDDFTAGGPIAGESPAETARLQRMTGLARELLAQSGLFELVDTRAAAGPMVAGHWLRKCNGCDADAAAALGAQMSFVGFFRKISVMEQTLELRIRDARTGALVHVSQTDLRGETDESWSRALKFLIRYELVEPETARRRREGLAARADR
- a CDS encoding FAD-binding oxidoreductase, translated to MSLLTYMDRPVPIAPGETVLEALLRAGIEAKSSCRAGTCQTCMHRAVSGTPPEASQRGLTEAQKAMGFFLPCVCKPETPLAIAPRDDAGARREAVVRSLERLSHDIIRLRIEADDFDYRPGQFLELIADDDLKRHYSLASHPEDDPYLEMHIRLHENGRMSRRLTERLAPGHRLHVAGPSGTCFYEGVDPDQPLVLIGAGTGLAPLYGVLRDALKRGHRGPIRLYHGARDPRGLYLRDELEALAGSRENLTYRPCALDADAHLRGDVAAVALESETGLEHSAFFLCGGENLVKRLKRDLFMRGASLRAIRADAFTPGA
- a CDS encoding HPP family protein, translated to MDHTPAGVASSRSRLLSLAYAAIVSGLSMAAIGGLGLAAGQPWLFPSLGPTIFIQSVTPAAPAARTWNTIAGHAIGVCAGFAALFASGAQVAPAVMASGALSPARVAATAAAVAATVGLQLLLKAQHPPAAATTMLVTLGGLKPDWRTVGVIAVGVVFIALLGALVVQRHPDRGRA